Within Amycolatopsis sp. FDAARGOS 1241, the genomic segment GTAGCGCGAGGTGAACATGATCGTGGTGCCCTCGTGGGCGAGGCTCTCGATCAGGCCCCAGAACTGGCGCCGCGCCTCGGGGTCGAACCCCGTGGTGGGCTCGTCGAGGAACAGCAGTTGGGGACGACCGATGATGCCGAGCGCCACGTCGACGCGGCGGCGCTGCCCGCCGGAGAGCGACTTCACACGCGTGCCGGCCTTCTCGCTGAGCCCGACCCGGTCGATCACCTCTTCCGCTTCTCGCGGGTTGGGGTAGTACTTCGCGAAGTGCCGCACGGCTTCCGTGACGGTCAGCTGAGCCGCGTCCGTCGCCGTCTGCAACACGATGCCGAGCCGCGAACGCCATTCGCGGCCGGCTTTTCCCGGGTCCTCGCCGAGCACGGCGGCCTCGCCCGCCGTGCGCTGCCGGTGTCCCTCGAGGATTTCGACGGTGGTGGTCTTGTCCGCGCCGTGGGGCCCCAGGAGCGCGAACACCTCACCTTCGTGGATGTCGAGGTCGAGACCGGCCACGGCGATGTGGCCCGGGTACACCTTGCGCAGTCCGCGCACCCTCACTGCAGTGGTCATGGCTTCACCCTGCGATCACGGACCGCGTCCGCGGGACGTCCGGCCAGTGGAATCGAGTTGTCCACCGAATGGTGGACACGGGTGGTGTGTTTCCCGTGGAACCAGCGAAAACGCCGTCACGAAGGCCGAAACCGGCCCACCGCACGATCGGCCGGTGCCCGGCAACCGCCG encodes:
- a CDS encoding ABC transporter ATP-binding protein; the protein is MTTAVRVRGLRKVYPGHIAVAGLDLDIHEGEVFALLGPHGADKTTTVEILEGHRQRTAGEAAVLGEDPGKAGREWRSRLGIVLQTATDAAQLTVTEAVRHFAKYYPNPREAEEVIDRVGLSEKAGTRVKSLSGGQRRRVDVALGIIGRPQLLFLDEPTTGFDPEARRQFWGLIESLAHEGTTIMFTSRYLDEVEALVVAGVVAPPHERLGLAAAPERFGNPLGDHAALGDHHEPVGQVVTVSP